Proteins encoded by one window of Desulfovibrio ferrophilus:
- a CDS encoding TadE/TadG family type IV pilus assembly protein — protein sequence MRHRAETSLAAHCRARRGEQGTSVLEFALVLPVLLAMIFGIVELGYIYFARATVGKAAQVAVRYAVTGNGDDDGTRLTKVIEEAQRIIEVLPGSATVTVSSWETYTGATGTGRINDAGAPCELVQVEVRYPYEALTPIIGDLVPDDMVLTGRERMVNEPWLPCN from the coding sequence ATGCGGCATCGGGCAGAGACCAGCTTGGCGGCACATTGCAGGGCTCGCCGTGGCGAACAGGGGACCAGCGTGCTGGAGTTTGCCCTGGTCCTGCCCGTGCTGCTGGCCATGATCTTCGGCATTGTGGAATTGGGATACATCTACTTCGCCCGCGCGACCGTAGGCAAGGCCGCCCAGGTGGCGGTCCGCTATGCGGTGACTGGAAACGGAGACGATGATGGAACACGCCTGACCAAGGTCATTGAAGAGGCGCAGCGGATCATTGAAGTCCTACCCGGCAGCGCTACGGTCACGGTCAGCAGTTGGGAAACCTATACCGGAGCCACGGGTACCGGCCGCATCAATGATGCCGGTGCTCCCTGCGAACTGGTACAGGTGGAGGTACGCTACCCGTATGAAGCACTGACCCCCATCATAGGGGATCTGGTACCCGATGACATGGTCCTGACAGGCAGAGAGCGAATGGTCAACGAGCCATGGCTCCCCTGCAACTGA